A single region of the Nocardioides ochotonae genome encodes:
- a CDS encoding ScyD/ScyE family protein, with protein sequence MRQHRSRTTRTLVAALSATALASTVLIAGPATAGPGHGHGHHGHGHHGHQHAPYLRTVAALDGPRGIAALGRGRTLVTEEDGSFSLVVEKGRKPARVTELGTVPGAVGVAAAVAVGTDGTVYLLSGAGEPGTGGATLYTWSPGDDEPAPLADIAAYQAGDPDPFNVEGDPGESNPFGLAAHPDGGVLVADAAGNDVLRVTEDGDISTLVRVMPRTIEVPDGLPPTDPDGNPLPPAGTPIPSEAVTTSVAVGPDGAVYIGELRGFPATPGTSQVWRVEPGATEAVCDPTDPRAGDCTRVADGLTSINDLAVDRRGTIYVSTLSKASWLAWELGVEGSEVGGLFMITRPRSGGTQVKELVRGQLTLPAGVDVGPDGRVFVASPIFGPGALFELVWTKAKKGPKHHRR encoded by the coding sequence ATGCGCCAGCACCGATCCCGCACGACACGCACGCTCGTGGCCGCGCTCTCGGCCACCGCACTCGCCTCCACCGTCCTGATCGCCGGGCCCGCCACCGCGGGCCCCGGGCACGGGCACGGGCATCACGGGCACGGCCATCACGGACACCAGCACGCGCCGTACCTGCGCACCGTCGCCGCCCTCGACGGCCCCCGCGGCATCGCGGCGCTCGGCCGCGGCCGCACCCTGGTCACCGAGGAAGACGGCTCCTTCAGCCTCGTCGTGGAGAAGGGTCGCAAGCCGGCGCGGGTCACCGAGCTCGGCACCGTGCCCGGCGCCGTCGGCGTCGCGGCAGCCGTCGCCGTCGGCACGGACGGCACCGTCTACCTGCTCAGCGGCGCCGGTGAGCCCGGCACCGGGGGCGCGACCCTCTACACCTGGTCCCCCGGGGACGACGAGCCCGCACCGCTCGCCGACATCGCCGCCTACCAGGCCGGGGACCCCGACCCGTTCAACGTGGAAGGCGATCCCGGGGAGTCCAACCCCTTCGGGCTCGCCGCCCACCCCGACGGTGGCGTGCTGGTGGCCGACGCGGCCGGCAACGACGTGCTTCGGGTCACCGAGGACGGCGACATCTCGACGCTCGTCCGGGTAATGCCCCGCACCATCGAGGTGCCGGACGGACTGCCGCCGACCGACCCCGACGGCAACCCGCTGCCGCCGGCGGGCACCCCGATCCCGAGCGAGGCAGTGACCACCTCGGTCGCCGTCGGCCCCGACGGCGCGGTCTACATCGGCGAGCTGCGTGGCTTCCCCGCCACCCCCGGCACCTCGCAGGTGTGGCGCGTGGAGCCCGGAGCCACCGAGGCGGTGTGCGACCCGACGGACCCGCGCGCCGGCGACTGCACCAGGGTGGCCGACGGCCTGACCTCGATCAACGACCTCGCGGTCGACCGCCGCGGCACCATCTACGTCTCGACGCTGTCGAAGGCCAGCTGGCTGGCCTGGGAGCTCGGCGTCGAGGGCTCGGAGGTCGGTGGACTGTTCATGATCACCCGTCCCCGCTCCGGCGGCACCCAGGTGAAGGAGCTCGTGCGTGGCCAACTCACGCTGCCCGCCGGCGTGGACGTCGGTCCGGACGGACGCGTCTTCGTCGCCAGCCCGATCTTCGGCCCCGGGGCGCTCTTTGAGCTCGTGTGGACCAAGGCGAAGAAGGGCCCGAAGCACCACCGCCGCTGA
- a CDS encoding transcriptional regulator, with translation MIEDLDPVIHAPKRLAAMAVLASATTVTFTFLRDHLDISDSDLSKQMATLEKAGYVEISKSGRGRGATTTFKITGAGRKAYARHRAALAAILAEPGDS, from the coding sequence GTGATCGAGGACCTCGACCCGGTCATCCACGCGCCGAAGCGGCTCGCGGCGATGGCCGTGCTCGCCTCCGCCACCACGGTGACCTTCACCTTCCTGCGCGACCACCTCGACATCAGCGACTCCGACCTGTCCAAGCAGATGGCGACGCTGGAGAAGGCCGGCTACGTCGAGATCTCGAAGTCGGGGCGCGGACGCGGGGCCACCACGACGTTCAAGATCACCGGCGCCGGCCGCAAGGCCTACGCGCGCCACCGCGCGGCGCTCGCGGCCATCCTGGCCGAGCCCGGCGACTCCTGA
- the rlmC gene encoding 23S rRNA (uracil(747)-C(5))-methyltransferase RlmC — MQCHHFDAGRCRSCTWIERPYATQLTDKERHCRELLAAGPDLTWLPPVRSAEEGFRNKAKMVVAGSVPEPTLGILDPVGGGVDLRDCGLHAPLIQAALPVLADFVTRAALTPYDVRARRGELKHLLVTASPDGELMVRFVLRSTESLARIRKHLPGLLERLPALAAASINLQPHHKAVLEGAEEIALTERETLPMRVNGLVLHLRPQSFFQTNTDVAAALYRQGREWVEEAAPRTVWDLYCGVGGFALHVAAPGREVVGVETSAEAVASATLTATESGLAGVRFLADDATAYALAAPGAPDLVVVNPPRRGIGPDLAGWLEASGVRHVVYSSCNAVSLARDLAVMPSLRPVRARVLDMFPQTAHYEVIVLLERQ; from the coding sequence ATGCAGTGCCATCACTTCGACGCCGGACGCTGCCGCTCGTGCACGTGGATCGAGCGGCCCTACGCGACCCAGCTCACCGACAAGGAGCGGCACTGCCGCGAGCTGCTCGCCGCGGGCCCGGACCTCACCTGGCTGCCGCCGGTGCGCAGCGCCGAGGAGGGCTTCCGCAACAAGGCGAAGATGGTCGTCGCCGGCAGCGTCCCCGAGCCGACGCTCGGCATCCTCGACCCCGTCGGCGGTGGCGTCGACCTGCGCGACTGCGGACTGCACGCGCCGCTGATCCAGGCCGCGCTGCCGGTGCTGGCCGACTTCGTCACCCGCGCCGCGCTCACGCCGTACGACGTGCGGGCGCGCCGCGGGGAGCTCAAGCACCTGCTGGTCACCGCCTCCCCGGACGGGGAGCTGATGGTGCGCTTCGTGCTGCGCTCCACCGAGTCGCTCGCGCGGATCCGCAAGCACCTGCCCGGGCTGCTGGAGCGGCTGCCGGCGCTCGCCGCGGCATCGATCAACCTCCAGCCGCACCACAAGGCGGTGCTGGAGGGTGCCGAGGAGATCGCGCTCACCGAGCGCGAGACCCTCCCGATGCGGGTCAACGGGCTGGTCCTGCACCTGCGTCCGCAGAGCTTCTTCCAGACCAACACCGACGTCGCGGCGGCGCTCTACCGCCAGGGTCGCGAGTGGGTCGAGGAGGCCGCGCCGCGGACGGTGTGGGACCTCTACTGCGGGGTTGGCGGGTTCGCGCTGCACGTCGCCGCCCCGGGGCGCGAGGTCGTGGGCGTCGAGACGAGCGCCGAGGCGGTCGCCAGCGCCACCCTCACCGCGACGGAGTCCGGGCTGGCCGGCGTACGGTTCCTGGCCGACGACGCCACGGCGTACGCGCTGGCGGCGCCGGGCGCGCCCGACCTGGTCGTCGTCAACCCGCCGCGGCGGGGGATCGGCCCCGACCTCGCGGGCTGGCTGGAGGCCTCGGGGGTGCGCCACGTGGTCTACTCCAGCTGCAACGCCGTGAGCCTGGCGCGCGACCTGGCCGTGATGCCGTCGCTGCGCCCGGTGCGGGCCCGGGTGCTCGACATGTTCCCGCAGACCGCGCACTACGAGGTCATCGTGCTGCTCGAGCGGCAGTAG
- a CDS encoding TerC family protein — MDVPIWVWGITMASIVGLLAFDFFFHVRQAHVPTLKEASIWSAIYVGLAIVFGLLVLGFGGTTMGGEYFAGYITEKALSVDNLFVFLVIMGSFRVPREDQQKVLLFGIVFALIARSAFIFLGAALINQFAWVFYIFGLILLMTAGNMLKHDEGGDEGADNFIIRLARRFLHTSDHYDGDKLFTMENGKKVMTPMLLVMVAIGGTDILFALDSIPAIFGLTQSAFIVFTATAFSLMGLRQLFFLIDGLLDRLIYLSFGLAAILGFIGVKLILHALHENNVPFINDGEHVKVFEITTGLSLTVIIGVLVVTVIASLVSKKGKAITAINNARRHAQAYLDAEYTKDPAERERIYRALLRERAQIIALGDKYRELVREEKPDALTLLTSARESHDQAVAAGRETAQSLDDHV; from the coding sequence ATGGACGTCCCCATCTGGGTCTGGGGCATCACGATGGCATCCATCGTGGGGCTGCTGGCCTTCGACTTCTTCTTCCACGTCCGTCAGGCACACGTGCCGACGCTCAAGGAAGCCTCGATCTGGTCGGCGATCTACGTCGGCCTCGCCATCGTCTTCGGGCTGCTCGTGCTCGGGTTCGGCGGCACGACCATGGGCGGGGAGTACTTCGCCGGCTACATCACCGAGAAGGCGCTGTCGGTCGACAACCTCTTCGTCTTCCTGGTCATCATGGGCAGCTTCCGGGTTCCCCGTGAGGACCAGCAGAAGGTGCTGCTCTTCGGCATCGTCTTCGCCCTGATCGCGCGCTCGGCGTTCATCTTCCTCGGCGCCGCGCTGATCAACCAGTTCGCCTGGGTCTTCTACATCTTCGGCCTCATCCTGCTGATGACCGCCGGCAACATGCTCAAGCACGACGAGGGCGGTGACGAGGGCGCCGACAACTTCATCATCCGTCTGGCCCGGCGCTTCCTGCACACCAGCGATCACTACGACGGCGACAAGCTGTTCACGATGGAGAACGGCAAGAAGGTCATGACGCCGATGCTCCTGGTCATGGTGGCCATCGGCGGCACCGACATCCTGTTCGCGCTGGACTCGATCCCGGCGATCTTCGGCCTCACCCAGAGCGCGTTCATCGTGTTCACGGCCACCGCGTTCAGCCTGATGGGCCTGCGCCAGCTGTTCTTCCTCATCGACGGGCTGCTGGACCGCCTCATCTACCTGTCCTTCGGTCTCGCCGCGATCCTCGGCTTCATCGGCGTCAAGCTGATCCTGCACGCGCTTCACGAGAACAACGTGCCGTTCATCAACGACGGCGAGCACGTGAAGGTCTTCGAGATCACGACGGGCCTCTCACTCACCGTGATCATCGGCGTCCTGGTCGTGACGGTCATCGCCTCGCTGGTCAGCAAGAAGGGCAAGGCGATCACCGCGATCAACAACGCGCGCCGCCACGCCCAGGCCTACCTCGATGCCGAGTACACCAAGGACCCGGCCGAGCGGGAGCGCATCTACCGCGCGCTGCTCCGCGAGCGTGCCCAGATCATCGCGCTGGGCGACAAGTACCGCGAGCTGGTCCGCGAGGAGAAGCCGGACGCCCTCACGCTGCTCACCTCGGCGCGCGAGAGCCACGACCAGGCCGTTGCGGCGGGGCGCGAGACCGCGCAGAGCCTCGACGACCACGTCTGA
- a CDS encoding T3SS (YopN, CesT) and YbjN peptide-binding chaperone 1, whose translation MEEQRDGFDQEVDAAWRRFRRGLADDLAALEVGQAVHVGLSEAQTRGADDDPAYVVFVLQAGGRLRLEAGGGDPDPQEMLDLGWGLPYFQPTGEAVHELEVPAREVDRLAALSIDTLRGVHGCLHPALLEVDGLGSWVRESPHAELPQPVPDEPLATVPLDDEHLRGLVEDALRPMTAELMHTDDGDLVIPVSEDNAVVVRVLHDEPALDLLMEVVCDVVDTDRVALELELLNRDATLGRYLLWDGSVVITQRVVAMPFAPVALRGTVAVLVEEVERVARDLQARLGGRLPLEREVTAPRRTTVPLHPAVATVAELLQADPTIPVETVAHVFGHDRHELVRQLVALRRGEHTLGEEDLEAVLSHLRRALRLVADREAGVAPPPAPAAAPSSAAGPGATETSPVAPEGPAGGASDDPETSLKKPSRKSISVRIGPETT comes from the coding sequence ATGGAGGAGCAGCGCGACGGGTTCGACCAGGAGGTCGACGCCGCCTGGCGCCGGTTCCGCCGCGGGCTCGCCGACGACCTGGCGGCCCTCGAGGTCGGTCAGGCCGTCCACGTCGGCCTCAGCGAGGCCCAGACGCGCGGCGCCGACGACGACCCGGCCTACGTCGTGTTCGTGCTCCAGGCCGGCGGCCGGCTGCGCCTCGAGGCGGGCGGCGGTGATCCCGACCCGCAGGAGATGCTCGACCTCGGCTGGGGGCTGCCGTACTTCCAGCCGACCGGTGAGGCCGTGCACGAGCTCGAGGTGCCGGCACGCGAGGTCGACCGGCTCGCTGCGCTCAGCATCGACACGCTGCGCGGCGTCCACGGCTGCCTGCACCCGGCCCTGCTGGAGGTCGACGGGCTGGGCTCCTGGGTGCGGGAGTCCCCGCACGCGGAGTTGCCGCAGCCGGTCCCCGACGAGCCGCTCGCGACCGTCCCGCTCGACGACGAGCACCTGCGAGGTCTCGTCGAGGACGCACTGCGCCCGATGACCGCCGAGCTGATGCACACCGACGACGGCGACCTGGTGATCCCGGTCTCCGAGGACAACGCCGTGGTCGTGCGGGTGCTGCACGACGAGCCCGCGCTCGACCTGTTGATGGAGGTCGTCTGCGACGTGGTCGACACCGACCGCGTCGCCCTCGAGCTCGAGCTGCTCAACCGCGACGCGACCCTCGGTCGCTACCTGCTCTGGGACGGCTCGGTGGTGATCACCCAGCGGGTCGTCGCGATGCCGTTCGCCCCGGTCGCCCTGCGCGGCACCGTCGCGGTGCTGGTCGAGGAGGTCGAGCGCGTCGCCCGCGACCTGCAGGCCCGCCTCGGCGGCCGGCTGCCGCTCGAGCGCGAGGTGACCGCGCCCCGGCGCACCACGGTGCCGCTCCACCCGGCGGTGGCAACCGTCGCGGAGCTGCTCCAGGCGGACCCGACGATCCCGGTGGAGACCGTCGCGCACGTCTTCGGCCACGACCGCCACGAGCTCGTGCGCCAGCTCGTCGCACTGCGGCGCGGCGAGCACACGCTGGGCGAGGAGGATCTCGAGGCCGTGCTGTCGCACCTGCGGCGCGCACTGCGTCTCGTGGCCGACCGGGAGGCGGGGGTGGCCCCGCCGCCTGCGCCGGCGGCGGCACCCTCGTCCGCGGCCGGTCCCGGCGCCACCGAGACCTCCCCGGTCGCACCGGAGGGCCCTGCGGGCGGGGCGTCCGACGATCCTGAGACTTCCCTCAAGAAACCCTCAAGAAAGTCGATTTCAGTTCGGATCGGTCCTGAAACGACGTAG
- a CDS encoding tripartite tricarboxylate transporter TctB family protein, whose protein sequence is MKSTDIGGVSSRAPRPPCEGDHVGGDLIVTDAPEWPQQPGVDDRRRALVTIVLGALLVLLAVLVVPRLGYVVSATLLFGATAVVLGASHRVRAFGYGFAVAALVFLLLDTAIGISLPAGPWGF, encoded by the coding sequence GTGAAGAGCACCGACATCGGGGGCGTCTCGTCCCGTGCGCCCCGCCCGCCGTGCGAGGGCGACCACGTCGGCGGCGACCTGATCGTGACCGACGCCCCTGAGTGGCCCCAGCAGCCGGGCGTCGACGACCGGCGCCGCGCCTTGGTCACGATCGTGCTCGGCGCGCTGCTCGTCCTGCTCGCCGTCCTCGTCGTCCCGCGGCTCGGGTACGTCGTGTCCGCGACGTTGCTGTTCGGCGCGACCGCGGTCGTGCTGGGCGCATCCCACCGGGTGCGCGCCTTCGGCTACGGCTTCGCCGTCGCGGCGCTGGTCTTCCTGCTCCTCGACACCGCCATCGGCATCTCCCTCCCGGCCGGTCCCTGGGGCTTCTGA